In Lachnospiraceae bacterium, the DNA window GGCTGAGGAAGGGGATTTCCCTTATATCATCTTCCGCATCATGTTATCCAAGATTCCTTTAAGCCACTCTAAATACGGCATTACCATTATGGATAAAGAACAGGCATTACAAAGCTTTATTGAAAGCTTTTACAGCAATACAGAACTATCCCGCAGTGCTGCCGCTGCCATGGATCAGTCAGGTTCTTCTTCAGTCCCTCTTATGATCACCGGAGAGATCGGTACAGGCAAAGACCGTGTAGCTTATCTCCACTATGCAAAGAGCCAGTTTAATGATGAACCGCTTTACGTTGTAAACTGTTCCATGTTAAATGATAAAACCTGGAATTTTCTGATCAATCATTACAACTCTCCTTTTACAGACAACGGAAATACCATTTACATCTCCAATCTGGGCGTTTTGTCCCATCAGCGGCAGAAACAGCTGTTATCCATCATACTGGACACCAACCTGCACATCCGCAACCGTCTGATCTTTTCCTGTACCCAGGCAAAGGACGGTCATATGCCCCATGCTGCATTGGAGTATACCAATATGCTGGGGTGTGTGCCTCTTCCTATCAAGCCTTTACGGGAGCAGAAAAATGACATTGTTCCTTCAGCCGCCCTTTATATTGATACATTGAACCAGAATCTGGGCCGCCAGGTGGTAGGACTGGAAGACGGGGCCGCAAAGCTTCTTATAGAATATGACTATCCATGTAACCGCACCCAGTTTAAACGTATATTAAAAAAAGCAGTACTGGAAACCAGCACTGCCTATATATCCCGTGATACAATTGAAAAAATATTAAAAGAAGAGTCCGCCTTTTTCCCGGATGACCATGAAGCGCATATGATAACACATTCCAAAGCGCTTCCTGAAAAAGAAGACTTTTCCCTAAACTTAGAACAGCCTCTTGACCGCATCAATCAGGACATTGTCCAGCATATTTTAAACAGCTGCAATGGAAACCAGACAGCTGCAGCAAAGAAGCTGGGGATCAGCCGTACCACTTTATGGCGCTATATCAACCGGTGATCCCATCTTTTTTCTTTAACCCTTTTGTATTCTTCTCCACCAGTCTGCGGGCTACCATGATCTGGTGCCCGCAGCCGGTGCATTTTAAGCGAAAATCCGCTCCTACTCTTAAGATCTCCCACTCACTGCTTCCACACGGGTGGGGCTTTTTTAATTTTACGATATCTCCTACTTCATAGTTTAAACGTTCTTCAGGCATATTCTTTTTCTCCTGTCTGTACCAAAATATCTATTATTCCACAACTGCTCCCAGCACCTTTCCGATGCTGTCAGAGATCACCAGATCTGCCTGGGAATCTCTGGAAGTTACGCTTTTATTGATCAGAACCAGTTTACTGCCTCTGTAATAGTCAATAAGACCTGCTGCCGGATAAACTACAAGGGAAGTGCCGCCAATGATCAGCATGTCTGCATTGCGGATATAGTCAATAGATTTCCGGATCGTACGGTCATCCAGTCCTTCTTCATAAAGGACTACATCCGGTTTGATGCGGCCGCCACAAGAGCAGGTGGGAACGCCTTCACTGTTTCTTACATAGTCCAGATCATAAAACTGGCCGCAGCGGGTGCAGTAATTTCTGTGTACAGAACCATGAAGCTCCAGCACTTCTTTGCTTCCTGCCATCTGGTGAAGACCGTCAATGTTCTGGGTAATCACAGCCTTTAATTTTCCTTCCTGTTCCAGTTTTGCAAGAGCTTTATGGGCTGCATTCGGTTTTGCATCAGGAAACAGCATGCGGTCTTTATAGAAGCGGTAAAATTCTTCCGGATTCTGTATGTAAAAGCTGTGGCTGATGATCCGTTCCGGCGGATATTTATATTTCTGGTTATACAGCCCGTCTACACTGCGAAAATCCGGTATGCCGCTTTCCGTGGAGACACCAGCTCCGCCAAAGAATACAATGTTGTCGCTTTCATTGATCCAGTCTTTTAACTGCTGCCATTTTTCATCCATATGCGTTTCCTCCTATAAAATGTAATGTACTCTCGGAATCTTTTTGTACTTGATTTTGCGAGAAATTTACACTACTTCATCCAGAAATACTCCTCGCAACGTCCTCACATACTCTGTCCAGAACGGTGGTGCAACACCTGATATCTCTTCTAAGGGCCTATACCCAAAGATCCACTGTGCAAGCTCATCAATGTTGATCTCCAACACCTCACTTGAAGACAAAATCGCCTGTTCGCTGCCTTCTGCTTCTGTCTGCAGCCCCAGTCCAATCATCCGCTCCAGTGTACCTCCATTTTTTTCCAGTTTCCACAGCCAGCGGCCTTCATTTTCCGGTATAATGGGATCCTTTATGGAAAGAACCGCCTGAAATCTGTCTTCCGGCGCATTCTCATTTAAACCGATGACCTCCAGTAGTGCTTTTATATCTGTGATCCGGGCCATGATCGCCGGGTGCGTATCTGACGGTTCGATTTCAGATAAGGTGTAATAAAACCGCTCTTCTCTCTTTCCAAGTCCCCACCAGGCTTCCAATGCATGAAGTTTTCCGTCTTTTTCATACCAGCCGGTCACTTCTCCTGCTTCGCTTTCAAGCTCTTTTTTAAGAAGCTCCATATAAGCCTTATCTCTTACTGCATAAACTTCATAATGCTTCTCAAGCCAATCATTCATCCAGTGAGCTGCTGTTTCTGCCTTTTTTGCCAGATCCACAGGGCACTTTTCCAGATCTTTTTCCGGTTCGTCCTCTGGTTTCCA includes these proteins:
- a CDS encoding DUF951 domain-containing protein encodes the protein MPEERLNYEVGDIVKLKKPHPCGSSEWEILRVGADFRLKCTGCGHQIMVARRLVEKNTKGLKKKDGITG
- a CDS encoding PrpR N-terminal domain-containing protein; the protein is MIKKIRILGIAPYKGLATLMKQCALQYPEIEFTAYAGSMEQGLALAKRYSEHYDVIISRANTAKMISQSVHIPVIDIGIGYYDVLRCIKMAQNTGTKFALLGFQSLTVIAKNLCDLLQIHVDIFSFSVDNWKGSGDLLDRMKEQGYKTVVCDMIPYDHAKMIGLTPILLTSSAESVKQAIENAIGTWQQYQKLCNSNAMMQSLIRSSSNQYLILDLEGRCHYSTVNDEKEEEFIQSLQKELGKCRTSSRRSFFITLGNQLYSVRSSLAEEGDFPYIIFRIMLSKIPLSHSKYGITIMDKEQALQSFIESFYSNTELSRSAAAAMDQSGSSSVPLMITGEIGTGKDRVAYLHYAKSQFNDEPLYVVNCSMLNDKTWNFLINHYNSPFTDNGNTIYISNLGVLSHQRQKQLLSIILDTNLHIRNRLIFSCTQAKDGHMPHAALEYTNMLGCVPLPIKPLREQKNDIVPSAALYIDTLNQNLGRQVVGLEDGAAKLLIEYDYPCNRTQFKRILKKAVLETSTAYISRDTIEKILKEESAFFPDDHEAHMITHSKALPEKEDFSLNLEQPLDRINQDIVQHILNSCNGNQTAAAKKLGISRTTLWRYINR
- a CDS encoding GNAT family N-acetyltransferase, which produces MVRYLDKSEYGKCRLLWEEAFPEDSKSFADYYFSEKLPGSKVLAIEGEEGKLLTMAHLNPYMISVNGKKWELPYIVGVATAADQRHKGYMRQVLYKMLRDLNQEKKPFCFLMPAAETIYRPFQFAFIYDQPVWKPEDEPEKDLEKCPVDLAKKAETAAHWMNDWLEKHYEVYAVRDKAYMELLKKELESEAGEVTGWYEKDGKLHALEAWWGLGKREERFYYTLSEIEPSDTHPAIMARITDIKALLEVIGLNENAPEDRFQAVLSIKDPIIPENEGRWLWKLEKNGGTLERMIGLGLQTEAEGSEQAILSSSEVLEINIDELAQWIFGYRPLEEISGVAPPFWTEYVRTLRGVFLDEVV
- a CDS encoding NAD-dependent protein deacylase, whose protein sequence is MDEKWQQLKDWINESDNIVFFGGAGVSTESGIPDFRSVDGLYNQKYKYPPERIISHSFYIQNPEEFYRFYKDRMLFPDAKPNAAHKALAKLEQEGKLKAVITQNIDGLHQMAGSKEVLELHGSVHRNYCTRCGQFYDLDYVRNSEGVPTCSCGGRIKPDVVLYEEGLDDRTIRKSIDYIRNADMLIIGGTSLVVYPAAGLIDYYRGSKLVLINKSVTSRDSQADLVISDSIGKVLGAVVE